Part of the Imperialibacter roseus genome, GGCAAGTATGTGAGAGACGAGAAAGTGATTTCTCTGGAAGAGGCCATTAGAAAACTATCTTCGATGCCAGCTGAAAACATGGGGATAAGAAAAAGGGGGCGGCTTCTGCCTGGCTACTACGCCGATGTGGTGATCTTTGACCCAGCGACAATTCAGGATCACGCTACGTTTGAAAACCCTCATCAGCTTTCCACAGGCGTGACCGACGTTTGGGTAAATGGCGTGCAGGTCCTTAGCAACAGCGAGCATACGGGAAGCTTTCCCGGAAGAGTAGTAAGAGGCCCGGGATGGGTAGGTTACAAGGACTGATCTGGAGCGTGGACGATATTCGACTGTGAAGGAATGGCGAAAAAAGATATAATCAAGTGGCAATTTTACATGCTACAGTTATTCTCCTATCTTAATGAAACTATACTAACCTGACCATGAAAACTGTAGTTGTTACGGGTGCCACTGCCGGAATTGGCTTTGAAACTGCCAAACAATTGGCTCAAAAGGGATACAGGGTTATTCACCTTGCCCGGAATAAAGATAAAGCCAGAAAAGCCGACAGCCTTATCAAAGCTGCCGCTGGGCACGAGAATGTGCACCATATTGTGGCTGATCTGGCCGACCTCCGTTCGATTCAGGAAGCTGCTGGCAAAATCAAAGAAATCTCCCGCAGGATTGATGCGCTTATCAACAACGCAGGTGGTATTATCGATGTGGACGACCGTAGCAAAGATGGTATTGAAATGAACTTTGCCATCAACCACCTCGGACATTTTTACCTTACCAACCTTTTGATTAACGAGCTTGTAGCTTCCAAGGCAAGAGTCATCAATGTGAGTTCAGAAGCCCACAAAATCGGCTACTTGAATATTGAGCGGATAAAGGAAAATAAAGGCCTGACTTCTGGCTTCAAGGGATATGGTGACGCAAAACTATGTAATCTGTTGTTCACCAAATCACTCCATGAACAATACAGTGACCGTGGCCTCACGGCTTTCTCGGTTCACCCTGGCGTTGTGAAAACCAATTTTGGCCACAATATGAAAGGTTTTGTGAGCGGCGTTGTCAAGTTTGCACAGCTGTTTATGATCACAGCTGCCAAAGGGGCCGCCACTTCGGTTTACCTGGCGACAAAAGAAGGGATCGAAAAAAACAGTGGTGGCTATTTCAAATCGAGGCACTTAACTACCCCCTCCACCCAGGCCACAAGCGATAAAAACGCCGAAGACCTCTGGAAATTAAGTGAACAGATAATAAAGGAAGCCCTGGAAAATTAGTTACCCTTCAACACGGTGAACTCAACTCTCCTGTTGAGCTTTCGAGTTTCCTCCGACGCATTAGATGCGATCGGTTTGGTTGGCCCAAAGCCTTTGCCAGTTAACCGGCTCTTGTCTATTCCTTTGCTGACCAAATAGTCGATAACAGTCTGCACCCTGCTTTCCGACAATTCGATATTGGGTTTGATAGGCCCCTGGTTGTCCGTGTGACCTGAAATGAGTATCTCTACTTCCGGGTTGTCTTCCATCATTTTCCGTACCCTTTCAAGGTCTGCTTCTGAGCCCTTGATCATATTGGCGGTGCTTTGCTCGAAAAGCACATGTGAAAGCGTTACCGTATTGCCAACTGACAACGGCTGTAGCAACACCGTCTCGTTAATTTCGTCTCCATCAAAAGTTTCAACGACCAACTGCTCGTCCAGATATCCCTTGGCTGAAACAGTAAGGGCATAGGAATGACCATCTTCAAGAGCAAAACTAAAGGTTCCGTCATTGCCTGACTGGTGATTGGTACTGTAATCCGAGGTTTGACCAGACACTGATATGTTTGCAGACAACGCCCCAAGTGTTTTGGCATCTCTCACAATTCCGGAAACCTGAGTCGTGGCCACTGTTGGAGCTGTTGCTGTCGGCACCACTTCAGGGTCGATAGACGGTTTAACAACGGCGCCAATGAGTGGGGTTTGTGGAATAGTATCCAGCCTTTGGGCTACTATGTCCGACTTAATTTTCACCCTTTTGATATCGCTATAGCCCTCGGAGTTCTGCGTGCTGGTGAGGTAAGCGAAATCGGCACCAGGCTGGAACGAAAACGATAGCTCGGTACCGACAGTATTGACTTTGTTCCCGAGGCTTACGGGCTCCGACCAGTTTCTCCAGGAATCGTCAAGCCTTTCTGAATAGAACAGGTCTCTCCCCCCCTGCCCCGCAATCCCATTGGAAGCAAAAATCAGTGTTTTATAGTCTTCGGCCAGGAACGGTGTATTTTCCTGAAAGGCCGTATTGATCATAAAGCCAAGGTTCCGAGGCGAAGAGTAGCTGCCATCTGATTCTCTAAAGCATACATAAAGGTCTTCCGTGCCATAACCACCAGGGGCTTCTATCGAAAGCAGCAAGACTGTTCCGTCCGCTGTCACCCAGCTACTTTGATGACTGCTCTTGTTATTGAAGTATTTGACGTTCAACCTTTCCGGTGCTGTCCAGTTATCGCCGTTTCTGCGGCTGGTAGCTACTGCTTTTCTGAGTATCCCGTCCTTGTCTTTGTAGTCAGTGGAAAGATACATCAGGTTGCCAGCATCGGCAAAACCTATGATAGCATTGAGTCCATCGCTGTTCAATGGTGTGCCTAAATTTTGCGCCGGAAGCCAGTCTCCGGAAGCCGACTGTTCGCTTATCCAGATATCGCCTTTGTCTCCCTTGCCTCCCACATTGGCAGCATGCTGCACCCTGGTAAAGAACATCATAGTGCCAGAAGGATGCAGAATGGGATTTTCTTCAAACGAAGGAGAGTTAATACTATTTCCCACAGTCTCCTGACCATCGTAAATAGTCAGGTTTTGGGCGTTGAGTAACACTGAACAAAACAGAAGAGCAGGTGTTAGAAAAAGGGCTAAATACTTCATTAAACAGGATTTTCGGCAAAGTTAATAGAATAACGAACAATCATGCCCGGATAACGCAATCGGTACGGCGAAAATTGGGTGAACGGTCGGATGGAGATACCTTTGAAGCACGTTTTAGTCCCTGGCATCAAAACTAGTATCCTCGGTCCCTATCAATTTTATTCTTCAATGGCAGCCCTGCTAACATGGCTTTATAATTGGCCACAATCTGAGGAGCTGCAGCATCAGGGTTGGTGATGCTGGCAATATGTGGGGTGATAAACACCTTAGGATGATCCCAAACTGGGTGATTCTTTTGAAGTGGTTCATTTTCAAACACGTCGAGAAAGGCCCCGGAGAGTGTTCCGTTGTCAATGGCATCTATGATGTCGTTGGTTACCTGATGTTGCCCACGAGCGGCATTGATCAGAAAAGTGCCCTTGTTCATTTTCGTAAATAGCTTACTGTTCAACATACCTTTGGTGTCCGGAGTAGCTGGCAGCAAGCACACCAACACGTTTATTTCCCTTAGAAAGGCATCCAGCTCCTTGTTGCCTGCAAAACATTTAATTCCTTTCACATTTTTACGACTATTCGAATATCCAACTACTTCGAATCCGAGAGCTTTTAGCTTTTTGCCGGCTTCTTGCCCAAGTACGCCAAACCCCATGATACCGATCTTTACAGCTACTTCAGATGGTGACGACGGATCCCAAACATGTGCACTCTTGTCGGCGAGGTATTTGTCAAACCGCCGATGATGATACATCACAGCCGAAACAACATAGTTGCTCATCGAGAAGCTTAGGCCATCATCAACGATGCGAACTATGGGCACGCCGTCAGGCAGCTCCGGGTCTTTGAGCACATGGTCGACCCCTGCCCCCATGGAGCAAATAAGTTTGAGGTTAGGAAAAGCTGTCAGCGACCCGGCAGGATGGCCCCACACTACTGCACAAGTTATTTCTGATTGATCACCAGTCTCCGGCCAAATGCTAACATCAAGGTTTTCGTCGACCTTATTGAATGCTGTAATCCACCGACTTAAATCCTTGTTTAGTGCAATAATTACTATCGACATAGGCTATTTCCTGCTTACAAATGGGTTGTCCTTTATATAAAACCGCCACGGCTTCAGTGCGTCTTCACCTGCGTAATCCACTCCTATTCTGGTCGTGGCCACTATTTCTTTCTCAGCCACGGCGATTCCTCTTTCTTCCAGCCAGATGGAAGGCCCTGAAAGCGACTCCCCTGTGTTGGCTACTTTTATGCCAAGGGCCTCGCCCACCGTTCCGGGTCCAGCCGATATCCTTTTGAGGGAGCTCTTTCTTCGTCGCTCCATCATGGTGTGCCCACCTTCCAGCGGCTCCAGTGCCCTGATCAGCACTGCGTCGGCATTACCCTCTACATTAGTTACCACATTAACCATGTGGTGGATGCCATAGCACAGGTAAACATAGACCACACCACCTTCCTGGAACATCACTTCAGTGCGGCTCGTCTTTCCAAACCGGCATGCATGGCACGCCATATCGCCCTCACCACTATACGCTTCCGTTTCAACGATCACCCCGGCAGTCAATTCTCCGTCAAAAAAAGTGCACAAGACCTTCCCCAGCAAATTCTTCGCTACAGACACCACATCACTTACCACATAAAAATCTTTTGATAGCGGTTTCGCTGCCATTTCGATCCTTGTTGTTTACCTGCTAAATATTAATCCATAACTTCGGCTGAATAATACAAAACAACGTTCAAACAAACCTTCATCAAAATATGAGAAACACTTTCGCACTTGCAGTGACCTTGATTTTTGCAGGGTTTTCATCCTATGCGCAAATCAGCGCACCGGCAGCTAGTCCGTCGTGCACTATTACCCAACAAATTGGTCTGACAAATCTGTCTCTGGAGTATTCAAGACCTAGCGCCAGAGGCAGAACGATCTTTGGTGACCTGCTGCCTTATGGCGTTGAGTGGAGAACGGGTGCCAACTCGCCGACTACGCTCACTTTCGACAAGCCAGTGGTGATCAAAGGACAGGAATTAGCAGCGGGTAGCTATGTCATTTCATCGGTGCCCGGCAAAACAGAATGGACGGTTACTTTCTCACAAAACGACCAGAAGGTGTTGAGTCTCAAAATAACGCCTGCAGCCTATCCTATTCACGTCGAAACATTGAGCATCCAGTTTGAGAAGATCACCGAGACTTCAGCCGACCTTCAAATTCTCTGGGAAAAAACGTTGATCTCGATCCCGATGGTGTTCAAGACGGACGAGCAGGTAATGGCACAAATTGAAAGCTTCGCTAAAAACCCTGAAGCCAGTTTGGCCAACGCTTATTACCAGGCGGCTAGTTACTACCTCAACACTGGCAGAGACCTTAATAAGGCTTTGGAGTGGGTGAATAAGGCCATCGCTGTAAACGACGGGTTTTTCTGGCAGCACAGAACCAAGGCGCTTATCCTCGCTGGCCTGGGCAAATACAAAGAGGCTATTGCATCGGCGCAAGTGAGCACTGAGAAATCGAAAGCCGCTGGCAATGCTGACTACCCAAGACTAAACGATAAGTCGATTGCCGAATGGCAGGCTAAGAAATAATTGAAAAAGGTCGCAGGGGCGTCAAATGATGTCTTTGCGACCTTAAAATCATTGGCAAACGAACTTTTAGTCTTCAAAGACTGCTTTCTTATTATCAAATGAACCACTATGGCACTGATTAAAGACAGCTATTTGCCTGTTCCCTGGGATTTCAGAGAGGTGATGGACGAAGTAAAAACGCAGGAAAAAGATGGCGTGATTTACTACTTCACTACTGAACCAGACATGGAAAGTGCTGAAGGCAAAATTTTGGATATCGTCGAAACGCCTGAAGGCGAATTCCTCCTCACGTCCAATGGCGATAAGGTTCGGTTGGACAAGATCGTCACTCTTTATGGAAAGCCCGGGCCGTCTTACCATATCTATGATGGCTATGCCAATGTCTGTCTGAATACCCACAAAGACAATTGCTGAATTGGAAATAAGAAAGATCAAAGCTGAAGACACATGGCCAGTCCGGCACAGGGTAATGTGGCCTAACCAGCCGTTTGACTTTGTAAAGGTCGATGAGGACCACGAAGGGATCCATTATGGGCTCTTTGTGGACGATGAGCTGGTATCCGTTGTTTCGCTCTTTCTCAAAGATGGCAAAGCGCAGTTCAGGAAGTTCGCTACCGAAGTTGAACACCAGGGTAAGGGCTACGGCACTTTTCTGCTCAACTACCTTTTGAAGGAAACCGAAGGCCTGCATGTATCATCCGTTTGGTGTAATGCCAGAACGGAGAAAGCCGGATATTATGAAAGGTTCGGATTTCTGAAAACAGATGCTACCTATATGAAGGGGGGCATTGAGTTTGTGGTGATGGAGAAAGTGCTTGTTTAAGACACTTGACTTAATCTCTTTTTTAATTTATTGATGCTATATTTAGGAGGTAAAGAGAAATACAATGAAGGTGCTTAATTATCGAATTTTATTGAGAGAGGAACCAGAAGGTGGGTTTACAGTACTTGTCCCAAGCCTTGAAGGCTGTATAACTTATGGTGAAACCCTCGATGAAGCAAAAAAAAATGCCAGAGAGGCGATAGAGCTTTATGTTGAGTCGTTGCAGGCTGATGGCACACCAATCCCATCAGATAATTTTCTTGAATACACGCTCCAGATAGAGCATGCCTGATTACAGCTCAAATGGCATTATAAAAAAGCTGCTTGAAGTCGGCTTTACGCTCGATAGAGTAAAAGGTAGCCACCATATCTACAAGAACAGAGAGGGAAAACGAGTGGTTGTTCCACATCCAAAAAAGGATTTGCCTAAAGGCACTTTCAACTCCATTTTACGCCAGGCAGGCCTGCAAAGGTAAGCCTTTAAGAGACTCTAAAGAAACAGTTACGATGCTGTCGCTCAACAGTCCCTTCGCTACTTGAAAAAAATCGGAGAAGCTAATGGCGTGGTCGATGATATGATCTACAATTAGTCGTTCAAAGTTTTTGGCACTGTTAAGTCTGTTCCTAACTGCTCATTCATCTTTTTGATAAAATAAGCCGACAGCAAGGGCGACTCCAATTCAATGTTTTGGTGAATAAAGAAGTATAGTTTCTCCAACCCCTGCTCCTTCCACGCCTTTATCCGCACCAACCAGTCATCGAGGCGTGGGTAATCTGTAGGGTGATTGGCGCCCACATAGCGAACAAACGCATGCGGGGTAGTCATTCGCATGTGCATCATGTCCCTTCTGCCGGCGGTGTCCACCAGCACATTGGTCACTCCTTTGTCTTCCAGCAGCTGGTAGAACTTTTCAGACGAGGCGGGGTCGGTAAACCAGTCTTCGTTGCGCACCTCGATAGCCAGTGGAATCACCTTGGGAAATTCATCGATGAATTTGATAACTCTGTCAAAGTCCTTTGGTTTGAAGTTGTCGTGCATTTGCAAAAACACCATTCCGAGCTTTTCTTCCAGCCCACTAATGGCGTCGCAATACTCATCCACTACCTGCTTTGTGTCTATAAGTCGCTTAAAATGGCTGATAGAGTTCGTAAGCTTAGGGAAGAACTTAAAGCCCTCTGGCGTTTTCTCCTTCCATTTCAGCACCTGATCCTTTTTTGGAGAGTTATAAAAAGTGGCATTAAGCTCTATACTATTAAACTGTGTGCTGTAATAGCTCAGCTCGTCTTTTGTACCCTTTGGATAGAAGTTTTTCAAATCAGTTTTGTTCCACTTCGCACAACCTACAAAGGCTTCAAAACTTCCGTTTCCTTTGCAGAGCATTTTAGCAGTATCAGGATGATCAGAGGGAATTGTAAAGTCAATATTACCTGGGTCAGGAACGGAACCGAATTTCATTTATTTGAGCGTTTAATTGAGCATCCAATATACGCAACTCTTCATTTTCAAAGGAAGTATTTCAGTCAATTGATTATACAGCTTACTACAACATCGTAACAGTCCGCTTCAAATTGATAGTTGCATCAAGGAGAATTGCCGATACTTGTACAGGACGATTGATAGTGCAATATCCTCTTACATTCAAGTCCATATATTTCATTTGTTAATCAAAACCCACAGGCAGTTTGTCTGTGGGTTTTTCAGGTCTGAAAGACGCATAGCAAAGCAGTTCGATCCACTTCACTAGCATAATAACCCTTTCTTTGGTAACTTTTGATACAATTTGGCTATCGCCAGCCAAAATGAAACTTCAACAGACGTAGATGACAATCACAGATATAAAAGGCACTGTAAAGCTGAACAACGGCATTCAAATGCCCTACTTTGGGTTGGGTGTTTTCAAAACCAAAGATGGGAAACAGGTGATTGATGCTATACATCACGCTATAGAAAATGGCTATCGACTCATAGACACTGCCGCGCTCTATGGAAATGAGCGTGGAGTTGGCGATGCTGTAAGAGCATCAGGCGCCCCCAGAAAAGACATATTTGTAACTACGAAGGTATGGAACAATGAGCAGGGTTATGAGCCAACTCTGAGGGCGTTTGACCATTCTATAAAGCGACTTGGACTCGACTATGTTGACCTTTTCCTGATTCACTGGCCAGTCAAAGGAAAATATAAGGAAACCTGGAAGGCTCTCGAAAGACTACTGAACGAGGGCTACATACGCTCGATTGGTGTTAGCAATTTTCTGCAACATCACCTTGAAGATTTGATGAACAGCTCGTCATCGGTGCCCGCTGTGAACCAAATAGAATTTCACCCACGCCTGGTTCAGCAAAGCCTCCTGGATTTCTGCGCCCAGAAAAAAATTCAAGTGGAGGCCTGGAGCCCACTGATGCAAGGTGGCGTCTTTAAAATTGAAGCCCTACAGCAATTAGCCAGCAAATACGGAAAAACAGTTGCTCAGTTAGTTTTGAGATGGAACCTTCAAAAGGGTGTCATTACCATCCCTAAAAGTATTAACCAATTGAGGATCAAAGAGAACGCAAATATTTTTGACTACACAATAACGCCGGAGGACATGGCTGCAATTGACCATCTGGATAAGCATCAGCGGGTTGGCGCCGATCCAGACAATTTCAGCTTCTGATCTTTTACTTAGTTATGATCTCGCCAAGGTGTATTTTTCCGTTGGAAAATATTCTTTTACAAAGAACTCTCGTAAATTCCAATAATGGCGATTTGAAAAAATATGCCCAAATTTGCTGAGTGTAGACTACCCTTTGAACATTATACCATAGTTTGTTGCAAGAACCGGAAGCACTGACATTTGTAATGTTATACTATGGAGAACAAGAAGCATTTCGTCGGCCTGACAGACGAACAAGTTCAGGAAAGTAGGAAAAAGTACGGCAATAACTTACTGACTCCGCCTGAAAGGGATCCGCTGTGGAAGCTCTTTTTGGAGAAGTTTGAGGATCCCATCATCAGAATACTGCTCATTGCCGCCTTCTTATCCCTGATTATATCTGTTGTTCATAACGATTATGCTGAAACAATAGGCATTTTCTGCGCAATATTCTTGGCTACCGGAGTCGCTTTTTGGTTCGAAATGGACGCCAACAAAAAGTTTGACATTCTCAACAAGGTCAACGATCAGGAGCTGATCAAGGTCATTAGAAATGGTAAAATAGGTGAGGTACCCAAGACAGATGTTGTCGTTGGCGATATCATCGTGCTCGAAACCGGAGAGGAAGTCCCCGCCGATGGAGAGTTGCTTGAGGCCGTTTCGCTGCAAATAGATGAGTCGACGCTTACCGGCGAGCCACTCATCGATAAAACAACCAATCCAGCTCACTTTCACTCCGACTCCACTTATCCATCCAATTGGGTGATGAGGGGTACAAAAGTAATTGACGGGCACGCCACTGTGGAGGTTAAAAAAGTAGGAGACGCCACAGAATTTGGCCAGGTAGCCAAGAAAGCCACCGAAATGACGAAGGAGGATACTCCTTTGAACAAACAGCTGGATCGGCTGGCCAAGCTCATTGGTGTGGTTGGGTTTATTCTGGCGGTGCTTACTTTTTCTGTTCTTTTCGCCAAAGACATGTTTTTTGGAGCCACTGAGGTTCCATTGGTGCAGCTGGGATCCGCAGGAATCGTTATTATTGCAATAATGGTGGTATTGGCAAAAGTTTGGATACCTATTGTATACGATGGCATTCAGCTAATGGGCTACGACAAAGAAGTGCCTGACAGTGTTGACAACGGAAGCTGGTTCCGATGGCTAGCCTATGGCGTGGTGACTTTTGCAGTTTTGCTCGGTGTCGGCTTCGCAGCCGGATTAGATATAACCAGTGCCGAGTCCTGGGCCTCGATAGACCTGGCGAAAATCATTCTACAGCATTTCATGGTGGCGGTTACGCTTATTGTGGTGGCAGTACCTGAAGGCCTTCCTATGAGCGTTACGCTAAGCCTTGCCATGAGCATGCGGCGTATGTTGAAAACCAACAACCTCGTGCGGAAAATGCACGCCACCGAAACTATGGGGGCCACTACAGTCATTTGCACTGATAAAACAGGTACGCTCACGCAAAATCAGATGACCATTTACCAAACTGATTTCTTCGGTTTAAAAGACCAGCAACCAAAGGAAAATAGTCATGCGGCCAATCTGATTAAAGAAAGTATTTCTGCCAACACAACCGCCCATCTTGACCACTCTAACCCTGATAAGAGCAAGTCACTAGGCAACCCCACGGAGGCAGCGCTGCTTTTCTGGTTGCACAAAAATGATATCGATTACCTTGAACTAAGAGAAAAGGTTGAAGTCATCGAACAACTGACGTTTTCTACAGAACGCAAGTACATGGCTACGCTGGTTGAGTCGCCAACGCTTGGGAAAAAGGTGCTGTATGTGAAAGGGGCTCCGGAAATTGTAATGTCGAAGTGTAAGAATGTCACCTCCGATGTAAAACCAAGATTGATTAAAGAGGTGAAGGAAGAGATCGACAACAAGCTCCTTGAGTATCAGGGAAAGGCAATGCGAACACTCGGCTTTGCTTACAAAATAATAGAAGATGAAACACCAGGTAGTATCAAAGACCTGGCCGACTTCGACTTAACATTTCTCGGGATTGTAGCCATCTCTGATCCGGTGAGGGAGGAAGTGCCCAGTGCTGTGAAGGATTGCCACGATGCCGGTATTGATGTAAAAATTGTTACGGGAGACACACCCGGCACCGCCAAAGAAATTGGCAAGCAGATTGGCGTTTGGAAGGATGAGGACAGTGATTTACAGATAATCACGGGAGTGGAATTTGCTGCGCTTAGTGACGAAGAGGCACTAAAAAGGGTGCAGGGGCTGAAGATCATGTGTAGGGCAAGGCCCTCAGACAAGCAAAGGCTGGTGCAGTTGCTGCAACAAACTGGGTCGGTGGTGGCTGTTACCGGCGACGGTACCAACGATGCCCCGGCACTGAACTATGCCCACGTAGGGCTTTCCATGGGTTCCGGCACGTCCGTAGCCAAGGAAGCCAGCGACATTACCTTACTGGACGATTCGTTCAACAGCATTGCCACAGCGGTTATGTGGGGCCGGTCGCTTTACCAGAACATTCAGCGCTTCATCCTGTTTCAGCTCACTATCAATGTGGCTGCCTTATCCATCGTCTTCCTGGGCTCGCTTATGGGCTTTGAGCTGCCGCTAACCGTCACCCAAATGCTCTGGGTGAATCTGATCATGGACACCTTTGCGGCGGCGGCCCTGGCTTCTCTTCCGCCTGACCATAACGTAATGAAAAGCAAGCCCCGGCATCCGGATGACTTTATCATTACGCCAGTGATGAGCAAAAACATATTGTTCGTGGGCTTTACATTTGTCATTCTATTGGTAGGAATGCTTTTCTATTTCACAAAGACCGACGGCGAAATCACCGCCTACCACTTGTCTGTTTTTTTTACAGTATTTGTGATGCTGCAATTCTGGAACCTGTTCAACGCTAAGGCTTACGCAACTGGCAAGTCTGCCTTCCATGAACTGAATAAGGGGGTTGGCTTTATCATCGTCGGCATTTTGATCGTGGTGGGTCAGTTTATGATAGTCGAGTTTGGTGGAGAAGTTTTCAGAACAGTTCCGATATCTCTGAAAGACTGGGGAATAATTATTGCTGCCACCTCGCCAGTGCTTTGGATAGGAGAAATATCGAGGGCGTTGAAAAAATAGGTAGCCCCTACTTGATAAATAAAGAGGTCGCTCTCTGATGCAGCACAAAACGGCCTCTTTATTTCGACTGTTTTTCAGGCAGGCAGTGCCTCTCTGGCTGCTCTGTCCGGATCATTTTTCAATTCACAGGTGTCGTTGAGCACCATGGTCTCGCCGTTTTCTTTCGTATAAGCGGCCCATGTAGGTAAGGTGCCTGCGTTAGGATCGCCCGTCCGCATAAACGACAACAACGACGCCGACATCTTCTCTGACAGCTTTCTAGGACGGCTGCCCCCACCTGTGTGCGTGTACATCCTGTCGGTATTGGCATACCAGAAACAGATGTCGATGCAATGGAAGGCTCTCATGCGGCCATCGTACATTTTCGGCTCCCAACCAAACCAGGCAAGATATACAGGGGCTTTCTGCCCAGACTTGGCGTTAGAGGTGTTAA contains:
- a CDS encoding type II toxin-antitoxin system HicA family toxin — translated: MPDYSSNGIIKKLLEVGFTLDRVKGSHHIYKNREGKRVVVPHPKKDLPKGTFNSILRQAGLQR
- a CDS encoding DUF72 domain-containing protein, with translation MKFGSVPDPGNIDFTIPSDHPDTAKMLCKGNGSFEAFVGCAKWNKTDLKNFYPKGTKDELSYYSTQFNSIELNATFYNSPKKDQVLKWKEKTPEGFKFFPKLTNSISHFKRLIDTKQVVDEYCDAISGLEEKLGMVFLQMHDNFKPKDFDRVIKFIDEFPKVIPLAIEVRNEDWFTDPASSEKFYQLLEDKGVTNVLVDTAGRRDMMHMRMTTPHAFVRYVGANHPTDYPRLDDWLVRIKAWKEQGLEKLYFFIHQNIELESPLLSAYFIKKMNEQLGTDLTVPKTLND
- a CDS encoding 2-hydroxyacid dehydrogenase, whose product is MSIVIIALNKDLSRWITAFNKVDENLDVSIWPETGDQSEITCAVVWGHPAGSLTAFPNLKLICSMGAGVDHVLKDPELPDGVPIVRIVDDGLSFSMSNYVVSAVMYHHRRFDKYLADKSAHVWDPSSPSEVAVKIGIMGFGVLGQEAGKKLKALGFEVVGYSNSRKNVKGIKCFAGNKELDAFLREINVLVCLLPATPDTKGMLNSKLFTKMNKGTFLINAARGQHQVTNDIIDAIDNGTLSGAFLDVFENEPLQKNHPVWDHPKVFITPHIASITNPDAAAPQIVANYKAMLAGLPLKNKIDRDRGY
- a CDS encoding DUF2911 domain-containing protein; this translates as MRNTFALAVTLIFAGFSSYAQISAPAASPSCTITQQIGLTNLSLEYSRPSARGRTIFGDLLPYGVEWRTGANSPTTLTFDKPVVIKGQELAAGSYVISSVPGKTEWTVTFSQNDQKVLSLKITPAAYPIHVETLSIQFEKITETSADLQILWEKTLISIPMVFKTDEQVMAQIESFAKNPEASLANAYYQAASYYLNTGRDLNKALEWVNKAIAVNDGFFWQHRTKALILAGLGKYKEAIASAQVSTEKSKAAGNADYPRLNDKSIAEWQAKK
- a CDS encoding DNA-3-methyladenine glycosylase, which codes for MAAKPLSKDFYVVSDVVSVAKNLLGKVLCTFFDGELTAGVIVETEAYSGEGDMACHACRFGKTSRTEVMFQEGGVVYVYLCYGIHHMVNVVTNVEGNADAVLIRALEPLEGGHTMMERRRKSSLKRISAGPGTVGEALGIKVANTGESLSGPSIWLEERGIAVAEKEIVATTRIGVDYAGEDALKPWRFYIKDNPFVSRK
- a CDS encoding OmpA family protein codes for the protein MKYLALFLTPALLFCSVLLNAQNLTIYDGQETVGNSINSPSFEENPILHPSGTMMFFTRVQHAANVGGKGDKGDIWISEQSASGDWLPAQNLGTPLNSDGLNAIIGFADAGNLMYLSTDYKDKDGILRKAVATSRRNGDNWTAPERLNVKYFNNKSSHQSSWVTADGTVLLLSIEAPGGYGTEDLYVCFRESDGSYSSPRNLGFMINTAFQENTPFLAEDYKTLIFASNGIAGQGGRDLFYSERLDDSWRNWSEPVSLGNKVNTVGTELSFSFQPGADFAYLTSTQNSEGYSDIKRVKIKSDIVAQRLDTIPQTPLIGAVVKPSIDPEVVPTATAPTVATTQVSGIVRDAKTLGALSANISVSGQTSDYSTNHQSGNDGTFSFALEDGHSYALTVSAKGYLDEQLVVETFDGDEINETVLLQPLSVGNTVTLSHVLFEQSTANMIKGSEADLERVRKMMEDNPEVEILISGHTDNQGPIKPNIELSESRVQTVIDYLVSKGIDKSRLTGKGFGPTKPIASNASEETRKLNRRVEFTVLKGN
- a CDS encoding type II toxin-antitoxin system HicB family antitoxin, which translates into the protein MKVLNYRILLREEPEGGFTVLVPSLEGCITYGETLDEAKKNAREAIELYVESLQADGTPIPSDNFLEYTLQIEHA
- a CDS encoding GNAT family N-acetyltransferase, translated to MEIRKIKAEDTWPVRHRVMWPNQPFDFVKVDEDHEGIHYGLFVDDELVSVVSLFLKDGKAQFRKFATEVEHQGKGYGTFLLNYLLKETEGLHVSSVWCNARTEKAGYYERFGFLKTDATYMKGGIEFVVMEKVLV
- a CDS encoding SDR family oxidoreductase, whose amino-acid sequence is MKTVVVTGATAGIGFETAKQLAQKGYRVIHLARNKDKARKADSLIKAAAGHENVHHIVADLADLRSIQEAAGKIKEISRRIDALINNAGGIIDVDDRSKDGIEMNFAINHLGHFYLTNLLINELVASKARVINVSSEAHKIGYLNIERIKENKGLTSGFKGYGDAKLCNLLFTKSLHEQYSDRGLTAFSVHPGVVKTNFGHNMKGFVSGVVKFAQLFMITAAKGAATSVYLATKEGIEKNSGGYFKSRHLTTPSTQATSDKNAEDLWKLSEQIIKEALEN
- a CDS encoding aldo/keto reductase, which translates into the protein MTITDIKGTVKLNNGIQMPYFGLGVFKTKDGKQVIDAIHHAIENGYRLIDTAALYGNERGVGDAVRASGAPRKDIFVTTKVWNNEQGYEPTLRAFDHSIKRLGLDYVDLFLIHWPVKGKYKETWKALERLLNEGYIRSIGVSNFLQHHLEDLMNSSSSVPAVNQIEFHPRLVQQSLLDFCAQKKIQVEAWSPLMQGGVFKIEALQQLASKYGKTVAQLVLRWNLQKGVITIPKSINQLRIKENANIFDYTITPEDMAAIDHLDKHQRVGADPDNFSF